The window CGACGTGGCTATATTTCACGAAGGCATTATACGCCATACGGCAGTTATCCCGTTTGGTGGTAACAGTGTTACCGAAGATATCCGTGAGGGTTGCTCGGTAATGCGCAATATCGCTGAGCAATTGAAACTACGTTTTGGTTCGGCTTTGGCAGATGAGAACAAGGAGAACGAAATAGTTTGTGTGCCGGGTTTACGCGGCCGCGAGCCTAAAGAAATATCGGTGAAAAACCTGGCGTTTGTTATCCAGGCCCGTATGGAAGAGATTGTAGAGCATATTTACTACGAGATCAAATCATCAGGCTATGAGAAAAAACTGATTGCGGGTATTGTGATCACCGGTGGCGGCGCGCAGTTAAAGCACCTGTCGCAACTGGTTGAATTTGTAACCGGGCTGGATTGCCGTATTGGTTACCCTAACGAGCATTTGGCTAAGAACGAAGTGCTGCCTAAGCCAACTTATGAAGACCTGCAAAGCCCGATGTTTGCTACTGGTATTGGCCTGCTGATAAAAGGTATCCAGAAAATGGAATACGAAATGCAGGGATCATCGCCAAGTGCCGAATTGAAGCCCGAAAAACCAAAATATGCTGATGAAAAGAAGTTTGGTTTGTTTGGAAAACTGCTGGAAACAGGTAAGAAATTTATCAAGGATGACATTAAAGATGAAGACTTTTTGAAATAATTATTAACAAGGTTTTAATTTTTCCACATATTAACTATTGTTAATAACTTTTGTGGAAAAAGCTATATTATTACAATAGCGAAACTAAGTATTCATCAGATTATAGATAGCTGAAAACGAGGATTATGAAGTTTGAAATGTTAAAAGAAAAATCGTCCATCATTAAAGTTATTGGTGTTGGCGGTGGTGGTGGTAACGCGGTTAACCACATGTATAAGCAAGGCATAACAGGTGTTGATTTCATTATCTGTAATACCGATGCGCAGGCTTTAGAACTAAGCCCTATACCTAACAAAGTTCAGCTGGGCGCCAGTTTAACCGAAGGGATGGGTGCAGGCTCGATACCCGAGGTAGGCAAAAATTCGGCTATCGAAAATATTGATGATATAAAGGAAATGCTGGGTTCAAACACCCGTATGCTGTTTATAACCGCCGGAATGGGCGGTGGTACAGGTACAGGCGCCAGCCCGATAATTGCCAAGGCTGCCCGCGAGCTGGATATCCTTACCGTTGGTATTATTACTACACCGTTCAGCTTTGAAGGCAAACGCCGTAAAATGCAGGCCGATGAAGGTTTGGAAGAACTGAAAAAATATGTAGATAGCTTCCTGGTGATCAGTAATGACCGCCTGCGCCAGATATTTGGTAACTTAACCTTAGGCTCGGCCTTTGCGCAGGCAGATAATATTTTGACGACGGCCGCCAAAGGTATTGCCGAGATCATTACACTGCCAGGCTATATCAATGTTGACTTTAAAGATGTGCGCACGGTGATGAAAGACAGCGGCGTATCTATTATGGGTAGCTGCTCGGCCGAAGGTGAAAACCGCGCACTGAAAGCTGTAGAAGGTGCCCTGGCATCGCCATTGTTAAAAGATAATGAAATTGAAGGCGCGCGTTATATCTTGCTGAATATCAGCTCGGGTATTAACGAAGTGACTATGGACGAAGTAAGCGTAATCACTGATTATATACAGGAAGAAGCCGGCTTAGCCGCCGACCTGATATGGGGCAATTGCCAGGACGACTCGTTAGGTGAAAAAATATCGGTAACTATTATTGCCACCGGTTTCCAAACTAAAGACGAGCGCGAAAAAGAGCAAAGCAGCAAACGCATTGTAAACATGCTGATGCCTGATGACAAAGCTACCCCGTTGGTGCGCCCTGTTAATGAGTTTATTACCCCGGTTGCCCCTGCCGAAGGTTTTTCTACCGAACCATATATTAAAGGCAGCGAACCGCAAAAACAAACCGGCTTGTTCGATCTGTTTGCACCATCGGCACCTGCTGCAGCTGAACAGAACGACACGCAGGATACAGGTGATTTGGTAAAGCATAACCTGATTGAAGAAGAGCAGCCGGAAACAGCATCGGCCGAGTCTGAATTTGGCGAGTTTACTTTCAAAGTATCAGAAAGTATTATGGAATTTGAAAGCTTTAAGGAAGAGGCTGTTGCTGAACCCGAGCCGGAACCTGTCCCTGAACCAATTGTTGGGGCTGATGACCATAAAACTGCAGAGACCGTTGAAGAGCAGATGCGCAAAGCCCGCGAGCGTATTATGCGTTTAAAAGATCTGACGTTGAAAACGCGCAATATTCAGGAACTGGAAAATGTGCCTGCTTATAAACGTAAAGAAATAGCATTGCAGCAAACGCCGTCATCATCTGAAAGTGAGATATCAAGGTTCTCATTATTGTCTGACGATGAAGGCAATACAGAAATCCGCAGGAACAATTCGTTTTTGCATGATAATGTCGACTAATGTCGGCGGATAAATGAATTAATAAAAGCCTCTGCATACATGCAGAGGCTTTTTGTTATAACCCATAATAAAAAGTTATAGCCTTGCGTGGGCTTTCTTTATAGATTATATTTGTATATTGAAAATTAAATAAGTGAAGTACTTTGGATTTATTTGATAAGATAGCAAAGAATATGGGCGGGCCGATAGGCCAGCATCAAAAATGGTCGCACGGATATTTTTCGTTCCCTAAACTTGAAGGAGAGATAGGGCCGCACATGATGTTTAACGGAACTGAACATTTGGTTTGGAGCTTAAACAATTATCTTGGGCTTGCCAATCACTCCGAAGTGCGTAAAGTTGATGCTGAAGCCGCTGCTGATTATGGCATGGCTTACCCAATGGGCGCAAGGATGATGTCGGGTAATTCAAGTCATCACGAGGAATTGGAGCAAGGCTTAGCCAAATTTGTAGGCAAGGAAGACGCTTTTTTATTGAATTATGGTTATCAGGGCATGGTATCTATTATAGATGCGCTGCTTGACCGTAATGACGTTGTAGTATACGATGGTGAATCGCACGCTTGTATTGTTGACGGCGTGAGGCTGCACATGGGCAAGCGTTTTGTTTATCAGCACAATGATATAGATAGCTGTGAAAAGCAGTTAGAACGCGCTACACGCCTTGTTGAACAAACAGGTGGCGCCATACTGGTAATTACCGAGGGTGTGTTCGGGATGTCGGGTGCACAGGGAAAGTTGAGAGAGATTATTGCGCTGAAGGAAAAATATAACTTCCGGTTGCTGATAGATGACGCGCATGGTTTCGGTACGCTGGGTAAAACCGGCGCAGGCGCACACCAGGAGCAAGGCTGTGTGGATGGTGTAGATGTGTACTTTAGCACTTTTGCTAAGTCGATGGCGGGTATAGGCGCTTTTGTAGCTGCCGATAAAATGATCATCGATTTTCTGCGCTATAATATGCGTTCGCAAACATTTGCCAAGGCTTTACCTATGCCAATGGTAATCGGTTTAAAAAAGCGTTTCGAACTGTTAAAATCTCAGCCCGAATTACGCGAAAAATTGTGGACCATTGCCCGCGCCCTGCAAAACGGCTTGAAAGAGCATGGATTTGATATAGGGATTACCAATAGTGTGGTTAGCCCGGTTTTCCTTAAAGGGGATTTGCATGAAGCTACCAGCCTGACAATGGACCTGCGTAAGCGTTATCATATCTTCTGCTCTATTGTAGTGTATCCGGTTATCCCTAAAGGCCTGATAGAACTAAGGTTGATACCAACAGCCGCGCATACGCTTGAAGACGTACAGCGCACCCTGGATGCCTTTAGCGATGTTGCGGAAAAACTAAAAGCCGGCGAATATAGCGCCAAAAAGGAGAAAATGGCTGTAGCCTAATTGTTATTGTTTATATTTAAAAGCCATTAACGAGAAACGTTAATGGCTTTTTTATTACCATTACCTCATTGCGAGGGACAAATTAATCTCCCGTTTTACAGACTGATTACATAAATGAGATTGCTTCGTTCCGTACAATAGAAGAAAAAAAGAAGGGCAAGTAACGATAATTCGTACTTGCCCACTTGGGTGCGCCCACCTGGGCTACTATGGTTACGTCTGTATTCGCTGATTATCAATCACTTGCAAGAGGCGCCGGCGATGTTGGTCGCCGCTTTGGTCGCTGACCGCTCAAGCATTGTAAAAGTACTAAAATGGTCTTAAATATACCAAAAATCCGGCAAAAAAATGGTCATTTTTTAGTGGGTTCCAGGTTCGAGCCCGACCACGCGCATCAATGTAATCTTCGCTATATATTGAAGATTTGCTTGGTGAAGAAGTAAACAATAAGTCAAACCAGCCCGGAACATTGTTCGTCGCCCCAAAGGGTGATCGATTGGATTAGCGGAATTAGCGAGTTGCCAAAGTAAAAGGGAAATTTGTTTTCTTTTGATGACAGGTACAGGGGAAACACGACGCTGACCGTGATTTTATTTCTATGCCTTTTTTTGTTCCTGAATGAGGCCTGACACTTTGTTTGCGACATTGTTAATCCGCTCAAGTTGCTGCTGCTTAAATTCGTAAGAAGGGTGCTCTTGATATTCCTCAATCCTTTTCCTGCTGTAAGAAAGTGATTCCTTTATCACTTCCAAGTCGTGTAAGTTTAAGTTTTCCATATGTTGTTACAGATTTATAATCATTTTCTTGGTTCGGGTATAAGTTTCTGGTTCAAAGTCGTAGGTTAAGGTCAAATCTTTAAATATGTCTTCTTTCAACATTTTATGGGTTTGCGTTTTTAAAATTTTTATATCCGGATCTGCATTTTGATACTGGTCGATTTCGTCTTTTGTGATCTTATAGTGGTTTAATAATGCAGTAATGTGCGGATCGTAATTTACGTCAACATGATCCTTAAAATTATTGGATTGGATTATATCCTGCACAAAACTTAATTGCTCAGTCGATAGTTTCCTGAATAAAGCACGCCAGGTTTCCGTTAAGCCATTTTCCTCGAAAACTTTTCGATAGATGACGTATGCTTCCGGCATATAAAGAAGTTCCTGAAATTCTTTTAAGTCTTTACCAAACGCCCGTTCAAAAAACTTCCTACCCGGTGCAACAATTCCTTTCGTTACATTTAGAATTGACTGGATCGTCCTTATGAATTTTTTATTCCATTTATTACCAATAAAATCTCGTGTTTTTGCTTCCTCCCCGAACAATGGAATGTACTTCATTGGAAAAGAATAAATCGTCATATTAAGTTCTTCGCTTAATATGACGTTAAGCAGAAGTCGTTTATAAAGTTCTTCAGGGGAATCTTTAAAGTTGTAAAGGATATAATTTGAAAGCTCTTTGATTTTATATTTACCAGCTAATCGAACGGCAGCCTCGTACTTATCCTTCATCCCCCAGTAATCGAATGCAATACGTAATGGTCGGATTGGAATTTCACTCATTAGCTTCATTAATTCATCCGTAACGTACCTTGCATCGGTTCCCTGATTAAAGTCTACATACCTTAATCGCGATCCTTTTGATCTGAATTTTTCATACAATGGACTGACTTCCGAATAAGTTGCTAAAATCAAGTCTTTATTAATCGAGTCGAAATCAGTTAACCCGGCGTTTTTTAGCGCCTCGCCGAACTGTTTCTTTTTTTCGCCATTTAACTTATTATACAACGCCTGTAAAAGCTTGAATGTCCTTTTCACATAAGCTACATCATTTAAGCCATTTGACAGGTTTTTGTAAGCTATTTCATATTGATTGGGTTCAACAAAGGTAGCACCCTTGTAAAAACCCATATCCTTAATTTCTTGAATTATATCAGGAAAATTAGGCGATGCCAGCACATTGTTATCCATCAGTAACAAATTTTGCTGCTCACCATAAAGCTGTTTAATCTCTAAAAATTTATCAATAGTTTCTATTTTCGGTTTATATGTAGGCTCCAAGATTGGCACTGAACAAAAAGCACATTTCCTGGTACATCCTTTTGTCATGAATGTGAAGTATGCGCTGCCAGTAGGGTATTCGTAGTCTATCTCGTCCAAAATAGAATAATCCAATGGCAAATTGTCTATAATCATATGCTTTGCCATTGGGTTTTCCGGGTCCAACATGCCAGGCTGATCTAACAAACCTGGATGCGCGATTACACCAGTCTCTACTTCTAACTCCTTTTGAAGCAGTGATGCAAGTACACCGCCTACAAATAGTTGATTATGATCCACAATTAGATGTTTAGCATAATGGATGGTTTCAACGGTAATTTTCCAATAAAATGTAAATAATGTAGTTACATATATCCGGTCCCATTTGGGAAAACGATCATATTGTTTCTTCTGATATATAATCGCATAGTCATCTAAACAACGGATTATCTCCAACGAAGAATTGTGTTCACTAAAAGGTAAATCCGGCAAATACTTGATCTTTTTAGTTTTAATGAACTCGCGAATCTGGCCTTTGTGAGCATCCCAATTGAAGCGGCCATCGATATTTCTCAAATCGTTAATGCAGCGATCTGTTAGTTTGATTAAAACAAATTCTTTTAGTTCGCCTTTAAAAAATTCCACCTCGTCGCCTAGCCGTCTGTGATAGGTGGCAATCTTCATTAATCCTATTGGAGGATACTTGTTTTTATACTTTGGCTCAATTAATAATATTTTTCGAGGCATAACATTAATTGAAACGTACGTAAATCTTATCCTTTAGCGTTTTCGCCTGGTTAACCGGTAAGGTCTCATCTATCATCTGAAATATTGTTCGCACAACCTCCTGTTCATTTGGTGACAGTTTCGCGAAAGATGGCGGATCGTAGGTATTAACTGTTAAATCTTTAGAAGTTGATATATCTAAATCTTTACCAGCAGTAATGGTTTGGTATAGTGTTTTAATGCCCTTATCCTTAGAGGCCTTTACGCTAATTTTATTAATAGTGTCGTAAGCCCGTTTTGCGGTTGTCTCAGCTACTTTAAGGTTGTCTAAAAATTGCTGTTCAGCGACCTGACTGGGGAAATTGCCTTTTCTTTCTTCCCATTCTTTTTGCGATCTTTTGTAATCTTCAATTTCCTCTAATCTACGTTGCAGATTTGAAGCGGTATGAGCAAGGCGATTTTCAAGATTTTTTTCTTTAAATAAATCTTCTAAGGCTTTTTCAAAATCTTGGAGTGTCCGATTCTCATTAAAATAGTCCCGCCGAGCATTCGGTATGAAATTGGAATTTAGCGCGTGGATTTCGCCAATAAAACGATGGTTTGTTCTCGGTGCTTTAAAAAAGCGGCTAACCGTATTTTCATCGCCTATACCAATATTACTTTTTCTTAGTCGTAGGCCTTTTTCAATATTTCCAGTCGGTAAAACGATGTTTGATTGAGCTCGGTAACCATACCAGCCCAACGCCAATAACTCTAATTTTTCGCCGCGCACGTCAAAAAAGTCGACCGCTAACCACTTTGATTTAGTGTCGTCTTCGTCAAATTCGTCTCGGTATGATTTAAACAACTGATCGTTATTTAAAAAGACATTATATTCGTCAAGGGTGAAATTATTTTCCGTCATGTATCGTTTTACTTCTTTCCCAAAAGTAAAATCCTTGTGGAATGGCAACGGTGCAACCATTGATAGATACTCAGTCACACGTTTTATATCCAGAAGTTTGATTGTATTAACGTTTTCAAGCGTGACTTTAAAATAATGTTCGTCTTTGGCTTCGGACTTACGATCTATACTGGTAATTACACTAATCACGGCCGAAGCGTCGAGATCAACATTGTTGTCTTCAATCAACTTACGTAATTGTTTTGCGTCAAGGGTCATAATACTTTGAACGTCTTCCCCATGAGCCGACGTTTCAAAAATCAATTTGTCACAATACCCCAGCCCTCCTAAGCGACCGATCCCGCGAAATCCTTTCCTTTTAGTTTTGTCTTTTTCTGACTTAGCAACATCACCCAAGAACCGCAATACTTCGCTTGCGGGTATGCCGGTCGCATTATCTTCCACAGAAATATATTTGGCAAAAGGATCAATAGTGATTTTAACTCTACCATCAGCCTTATTTCGCAACACGTTAGTTTCAAACGCCACATCTATTTGGTCAGCAGCATTTTGGACATATTCCCTAAAAACAAAACGCGCGTCATCATACATCCCAGACGTTAACGTCTCGATCACGGTTTTACCAATAACTGGGCTGTAGTCTTCCAATCTATTTATTTTTAAAAAACTTCCGGATTGATGGCGGGATCATATTTTGATCCGGTTCGTCATATCCGTGATAAATATTTTTTTCTGTCCGTTGAAAGACAACATAGGTATTATTTATATCATCGAAACAATAATATTTTTTACCGAACAATTTGGCGTCGTCTAACATTTTTTGCGGCACATCTGTATCATTTCCGTTATAACAGCTTAAGGGATTGACATGATTCCCTTGTTTGTTATTTTGATGATGTTTTGTGCTGTGCTCAAAAACACGCTTAAATTTCGCGAAAAAGTCATTTAAAGCTTTTTCCTGGTCGGCAATTATTGTTTCGTATTCCTTAGTACCCTCTGTTGCACTAACAGTATTTAAACGGGCATTATCACCCCAAAGGTACTGAAAAGTAAAATAAACACTTGCTTTGTCCTCACTTCGATGCATGTAAGCCAGCAAATAACTGATCTCTTCCCTTATCGTATCATTAAAATGTGCTTTTATGATTTCGGGATGGGCTGCCAAATCATCTATTTTATCAGGATCAAAAATGATGATGTCAGGTCCGATTCGTGCTAAAAAAGCATACACGATGCTTCCAAAATCATAAAAAGATTGCGGCATTAAATTATAGGGAAAACCGGCAATGATTTGGTTAAGCAGCTCGCTGCGCATTAAAATTTGCGGCCGTTCAGCTTCAACCTTATCGATGAACTTAATTATTTCATCTTTCAGAAAGAAATATTGCTCAGTTTGATTG of the Mucilaginibacter boryungensis genome contains:
- the ftsA gene encoding cell division protein FtsA yields the protein MDKSSTHEKSAPIAVGLDIGTTKICAIVGRRSKNGKIEVLGIGKAESAGVTRGMVSNIDKTVQGIIQAVDIAGTQSNVEIKVVNVGIAGQHIKSLQHRGLITRRDLGTEISRKDIEKLVEDMYNLVMSPGEEIIHVLPQEFTVDNEPGIKDPVGMAGVRLEANFHIISGQVTAIKNIVKCVNKAQLDSQELILEPLASSESVLSEEEKEAGVVLVDIGGGTTDVAIFHEGIIRHTAVIPFGGNSVTEDIREGCSVMRNIAEQLKLRFGSALADENKENEIVCVPGLRGREPKEISVKNLAFVIQARMEEIVEHIYYEIKSSGYEKKLIAGIVITGGGAQLKHLSQLVEFVTGLDCRIGYPNEHLAKNEVLPKPTYEDLQSPMFATGIGLLIKGIQKMEYEMQGSSPSAELKPEKPKYADEKKFGLFGKLLETGKKFIKDDIKDEDFLK
- the ftsZ gene encoding cell division protein FtsZ; translation: MKFEMLKEKSSIIKVIGVGGGGGNAVNHMYKQGITGVDFIICNTDAQALELSPIPNKVQLGASLTEGMGAGSIPEVGKNSAIENIDDIKEMLGSNTRMLFITAGMGGGTGTGASPIIAKAARELDILTVGIITTPFSFEGKRRKMQADEGLEELKKYVDSFLVISNDRLRQIFGNLTLGSAFAQADNILTTAAKGIAEIITLPGYINVDFKDVRTVMKDSGVSIMGSCSAEGENRALKAVEGALASPLLKDNEIEGARYILLNISSGINEVTMDEVSVITDYIQEEAGLAADLIWGNCQDDSLGEKISVTIIATGFQTKDEREKEQSSKRIVNMLMPDDKATPLVRPVNEFITPVAPAEGFSTEPYIKGSEPQKQTGLFDLFAPSAPAAAEQNDTQDTGDLVKHNLIEEEQPETASAESEFGEFTFKVSESIMEFESFKEEAVAEPEPEPVPEPIVGADDHKTAETVEEQMRKARERIMRLKDLTLKTRNIQELENVPAYKRKEIALQQTPSSSESEISRFSLLSDDEGNTEIRRNNSFLHDNVD
- a CDS encoding aminotransferase class I/II-fold pyridoxal phosphate-dependent enzyme; its protein translation is MDLFDKIAKNMGGPIGQHQKWSHGYFSFPKLEGEIGPHMMFNGTEHLVWSLNNYLGLANHSEVRKVDAEAAADYGMAYPMGARMMSGNSSHHEELEQGLAKFVGKEDAFLLNYGYQGMVSIIDALLDRNDVVVYDGESHACIVDGVRLHMGKRFVYQHNDIDSCEKQLERATRLVEQTGGAILVITEGVFGMSGAQGKLREIIALKEKYNFRLLIDDAHGFGTLGKTGAGAHQEQGCVDGVDVYFSTFAKSMAGIGAFVAADKMIIDFLRYNMRSQTFAKALPMPMVIGLKKRFELLKSQPELREKLWTIARALQNGLKEHGFDIGITNSVVSPVFLKGDLHEATSLTMDLRKRYHIFCSIVVYPVIPKGLIELRLIPTAAHTLEDVQRTLDAFSDVAEKLKAGEYSAKKEKMAVA
- a CDS encoding ATP-binding protein, translating into MEDYSPVIGKTVIETLTSGMYDDARFVFREYVQNAADQIDVAFETNVLRNKADGRVKITIDPFAKYISVEDNATGIPASEVLRFLGDVAKSEKDKTKRKGFRGIGRLGGLGYCDKLIFETSAHGEDVQSIMTLDAKQLRKLIEDNNVDLDASAVISVITSIDRKSEAKDEHYFKVTLENVNTIKLLDIKRVTEYLSMVAPLPFHKDFTFGKEVKRYMTENNFTLDEYNVFLNNDQLFKSYRDEFDEDDTKSKWLAVDFFDVRGEKLELLALGWYGYRAQSNIVLPTGNIEKGLRLRKSNIGIGDENTVSRFFKAPRTNHRFIGEIHALNSNFIPNARRDYFNENRTLQDFEKALEDLFKEKNLENRLAHTASNLQRRLEEIEDYKRSQKEWEERKGNFPSQVAEQQFLDNLKVAETTAKRAYDTINKISVKASKDKGIKTLYQTITAGKDLDISTSKDLTVNTYDPPSFAKLSPNEQEVVRTIFQMIDETLPVNQAKTLKDKIYVRFN